A stretch of DNA from Candidatus Pseudomonas phytovorans:
ACTCCTGGCAATATTCAGTCGGAAAAAGGTCGGGGTCAGATGCCCCAGGCGAACGGGTCCTGTTCGTCGATCAGCAGGGTGCTGTCGGCGGTCATGTAGGCGCGGCCGGTGATGAACGGGCGAATGTGCTCGCCGTCGCGCTCGTAGCGGCCATGGAACTGGCTGCCGGTGATGCTGGCCTGTACCCAGGTCTGGCCTTCGGCAAGCTTGCCGTCGGCGGCCAGGCAAGCGAGTTTGGCGCTGGTGCCGGTGCCGCACGGTGAGCGGTCGTAGGCTTTACCGGGGCACATCACAAAGTTGCGGCTGTCGGCGTTGGCGTCGTCGGCAAACAGCTCGACGTGGTCGATAGGTGCGCCGTTTTCACCGGTGATGCCCTGGGCTTCGAGGGCCTTGAGCATGGCCCAGGTGTACTCGGTCAGCGCCTCGCGGTTGTCCAGCTCGATACGCTGGCCGTGTTCGGAAACCAGGAAGAACCAGTTGCCGCCCCAGGCAATGTCGCCACGCACCACGCCATGGCCGGGCACGTCCACCGCTACTTGCTGGCGGTAGCGGTAGGAGGGCACATTACCGACGGTGATGGCACCGTCTTCATGCAAGGTGGCGCTGACCTGGCCGACCGGGGTGTCGATTTTGTGCACCCCCGGTGCGATCAGGCCCAGGTGCTGCAATGAGGCGACCAGGCCGATGGTGCCGTGGCCGCACATGTTCAGGTAGCCGGCGTTGTTGAAGAAGATCACCCCGCAGGTGGCGTCGGCCGACACCGGTGGGCAGTACAGCGCGCCCACCAGCACATCGTTGCCGCGTGGCTCCAGCAGGCAGGCGCGGCGCCAAGGGTCGTGCAGTTCGCGCACTTCGTCGCGCTGCTCCGCCATGCTGCGGCCGTGCAGTTGCGGGAAGCCCTTCATCACCAGGCGGGTCGGTTCGCCGCCAGTGTGGGAGTCGATGACGTGAATCTGTTTCATGGGCTTGTCCCTTGCGTAAAAAATCAGGAAGCGACGGCGGCAGGGCGGCCGGTATAGGTTTCAGCGGCGGCCTCGCTTTCGTCTTCACCTTCCAGGCGCACCAGGTGGGCAGGCACACCCGTTGCGGCGCCCCAGTAGTAGATGCCCAGCGCACAGGCGGCCACGACCACGGTGTCGAACGGGTGGCCTAGCACTCCCAGGCCGCCGAAGCTGCCCAGCCACGACAACAGGATGGTTACCGCGTAGAAGCCGATCAGCCATGCCGACGAGCGCACTTGCTGGGCCAGTGAAAGGTGCTGAGTGGGGACGAAACAACCGCACAGCAGGTACAGCACGAACATCACGATCTGCAGGGCCAGCAGCCACGACACGGTGTTCCAGCCGGACCAGTACACGATCAGCGCGGCGATGATGAACGACAGTGGGCCGAGCACGCCCATGCCCTTGACCCGGAACGGGCGCGGCATGTCTGGCGCATTGCGGCGCAGGGCGGCGACGCTGACCGGGGCCACGGCGTAGCTCAGTACCAGGGCGGCGGATACCACATTGATCAGCGCTTCCCACGAGGGGAACGGCAGGGTCCAGAACACCGACAGGCCGAACGTCAGCCACAGCGCCGGGCGCGGGATACCGGATTCGGCGTCGATGCGGGTGAAGTACTTGAAGAAGGTGCCGGTCTGCGCCCAGCCATAGATCACGCGCGGGGTGGCGTTCATGTAGATGTTGCCGCAGCCGCTGGGCGAGATCACCGCGTCGGCCACCACCAGGTAGGCCAGCCAGCCCACACCCAGGGCCAGGGCGATGTCACGGTAGGGCAGGGCCAGCTCCTTGGTCACGTTGGCCCAGCCGTTGGCCAGCATTTCGGTCGGCACGCTGCCGAGGAAGGCCAGTTGCAACAGGGCGTAGATCGCGGTGGACAGCAACACCGAAAGAATCAGCGCAATCGGGATGGTGCGCTGCGGGTTCTTCACCTCGCTGGCCACCGAAATGATCGGCGTCAGGCCCAGGTAGGCGAAGATGATGCCACCGGCCGACACGGCCATTTCCACCCCGGACAGGCCGAAGGGGGCAAAGCCCTGGACGGTGAAGTTTTCCGGTTTGAAGAAGGTGAACAGCACGCCGATCACCAGCAGCGGCACGATGAACTTGAACACGCTGACCAGGTTGTTGGCCTTGGCGAAGGTTTTCACGCTGCGGTAGTTGAGGAAGAAGAACAGCCCCAGCAGGGCGAACTGCACCAGCCAGCCGAGCACGGTCGGGTCGCTGGAGCCGGCCTTGGTCAGTTCGGGGAACCAGGCGGCGGCGTATTGGCGCGAGGCGACCACTTCGATGGCAATCAGGCTGGAAAAGGCGATCAGGGTGATGAAGCCCATCAGGTAACCCAGCAGCGGGCCGTGCGAGTACACCGGGTAGCGCACCACGCCACCGGCACGGGGCAGGGCGGCGCCCAGCTCGCAGTAGACGATGCCCAGCAGCAGTACGGCGAAGCCGCCGAGAAACCAGGAAAGGATGCCGGCCGGGCCGGCGATGGCCGAGACGTGGCTGGCGGCGAACAGCCAGCCCGAGCCGAAGATGGCCCCTAGGCCGATGAAGGTGAGGTCCAGCAGTGATAGCTGTTTCTTGAACTTGCCTGACATGGGTTCGCCTTTTTGTTGGTTATTGGATAGGCAGGTCTGATGTCACGAGATGCGGCTTTTTGGGCCGCGCTCTTGTTGAACTTGGGCGGCTTGCGTGGGGCATAGAGTGAACCGGCCAGGGCGGCGGTTCTTGATTGTTTTCTGCAAGGGGGATGACGAAATCGGCACAGTTGCAGAAAAAACTGGCGGCGATGGTGGGCTGATGGATAGGCTGTAGGCCATACCGCACAGGGCCTGTAGGGGTATGTTGATAGTCCCGGCCTCTTCGCGGGCATGCCCGCTCCCACAGGTACGGCGCAAAATTCGAAATGTGTGGAGGACCTGTGGGAGCGGGCGCGCCCGCGAAAGGGCCGGCACAGCCAGCAGAGAACTGACAGATGACCGACGTACCCCTGGCAACCCTCTACCAGTCCCTCGACCAGCACCGCCCCGCCAGCCTGGAGGCCCTGCTCGCCGGCGTATCGCTGTTGCTGCCGATCCTCGACGCCATCCCCAACGCGGCGATCTTCATCAAGGACCCGGCCGCCCGCTATGTGCTGGCCAACAACACCCTGGTCCAGCGTTGCGGCCTCAAACGCCTGCAGCCGCTGCTGGGCAAGACCAGCGCCGAAGTGTTTCCGGCCCAGTTGGGCCCCGGCTACACCGAGCAGGACCGCCGTGTGCTCAAGGAGGGCCTGGTGCTGGCAGACCAGCTGGAGCTGCACCTGTACGGCAGCCGAGAGCCCGGCTGGTGCCTGACCCACAAGCGCCCGCTGCACAACCAGGCGGGCGAGATCATCGGGTTGGTCGGCATTTCGGTCGACCTGCAATCAGCCGCCGACAGCCACCCCGCGTACCAACGCCTGGCCGCAGTGGACGAGCACATTCGCCAGCACTTTCACCAGCCGATCAGCATGCGCGAGCTGACCCGCATTGCCGGTATTTCCGTGGCCCAGCTGGAGCGCTACTGCAAGCGGGTGTTCCACCTCACGCCACGGCAGATGATCCACAAGGCGCGCCTGGAGCACGCCCATCGCCTGCTGCATTCGGCGCTGCCGATCACTGAAGTGGCGATGTGCTGCGGCTACACCGACCACAGTGCCTTCAGCCGTCAGTTCAAGCAGCTGACCGGCTTTACCCCGCGCCAGTACCGCCAGGCAACCAGCGATCAGGTGGCCTGAAACAGCACCCGCGCCTCGGCAAAACACTGTTCGGCAATTGCCGAGCGCGGCTCGCTGCGGCGTAGCAGCAGGCCGACCTGGCTGTGGATGGCGGCGTCAACCACCGGCACGATGCGCAGGTGCTCGCTGAGGTCTCCCAGGCCGCAATCCAGCGGCATGATCGCGCAGCACATGCCGGTGTTGATGGCCTGGATCAGCTGGAAGGTCGAGTCGCTTTCCAGCACTGCATTCGGCTCCAGGCCGCGGCTGCGGAAGCTCAGGTCCAGCGATTGGCGGTAGTGCATGCCTTTGCTCAGCAGGCCCAGAGGTATGTCGCTAAGTGCATCCCAGCGCAGCGGGTCGCTGGCGAACTGGAAGTGCCGGGTGTCGTGCAGCAGGCCCATGGTGGTGGTACCCAGTTCGATCACTTCGAAGAAGCTGGTGTTGACCTGGTCCAGGTAGCAGATGCCCAGGTCGAGCTGGTTGCGGCTGAGCCCGTCGATGACCTGTTCCGAGCTTAGCGAGCTGAGCTGAAAGTGCAGTTCGGGGTACTTTTCGCGCAGTGGCAGCAGCAGGTGCATGGGGTTGAAGCTGGCCAGCGGCACAGTGCCCAGGCGCAGGCTGCCGACCACCTGGCCGCGGCAGCTGGCGGCCTCGGCCTGCAGGCCGTCGTGGGCGGCGAGCAGGGTGCGGGCCCAGGCCAGGATGCGCTCGCCGGCCTCGGTAAAACCTTCGAAGCGCTGGCCGCGCTTGACCAGCACCAGCTCCAGTTCGTCCTCCAGATTGCGCAGGCGCATGGACAGCGTCGGCTGGGTGATATGGCACAGCGCCGCCGCCTGGCCAAAGTGGCGGGTCTGGTCGAGGGCGATGAGGAACTTGAGCTGCTTGATGTCCATGGAAATGCCTGGCGTCTGGATGTGCAGACCTTAACCTACGTCTGCGATAGATGTCATTGATCGCCCGGTACGCCTTATTGATTGGACGCCCTCGGGCCATGGCTCTAGCGTGGCGACAATGCCATTCAAGGAGCTTCACCGTGCGCGTCCAACCCGATGCGGTCTTCGTACCGCTGAACATCGCCGTGCTGACCGTCAGCGACACCCGTACCTACGACAACGACACCTCCGGCGAGCTGCTGGCCAGCCGGTCGGTAGAGATCGGCCACCGCCTGGTGGCGCGGGCGTTGCTCAAAGACGACCTGTACAAGATCCGCGCCCAGGTCGCCACCTGGATTGCCGACGAGCAGGTGCAGGTGGTGCTGATCACCGGGGGTACCGGCTTTACCGAGCGTGACAGCACACCGGAGGCGGTCGAGTGCCTGCTGGACAAGCGCATCGATGGTTTTGGCGAGCTGTTCCGAGCGTTGTCGATTCTGGATATCGGCACCTCGACCGTGCAGAGTCGGGCGTTGGCCGGGTTGTCCAATAGAACGCTGGTGTGCTGCCTGCCGGGGTCGACTGGCGCCTGCCGCACGGCTTGGGAAGGGATTCTGGCCGAGCAGTTGGATGCCCGGCACCGGCCTTGTAACTTCGTCAAACACCTGCTGCCGATCGAGGCCTGTGCGAGCCGGGGTTGAGGGTTCTCCTGTGCTGGCCCTTTCGCGGGTGAACCCGCTCCCACAGGGACCGCGCAAATCTTGAGGCTTGCGCTGTACCTGTGGGAGCGGGTTTACCCGCGAAGAGGCCAGCACAGGCACCCACAAAAAATCAGCTCAATACATACCCCACCGGCAACAACGCCGGCGGCAGCTGCTGTTCACCCAACCCCGCCAGCACATCACGCTCCACGGTCCGCACCATGGCGTCGGTCGGCAGGTCGTTCTCATCCCGCCCGAACGGGTCCTCCAGCTCGTTGCCAATCGCATCCAGCCCGAAGAACGTGTACCCCACGATGGTGGTGAACAGCGGCGCCAGCCAGCCCAGCGGCTCGGCCAGGGCAAACGGCAGCAGCAGGCAGAAAATGTAGATGGTGCGGTGCAGCAGCAGCGTGTAGGGGAACGGCAAGGGTGTGAACTTGATCCGCTCGCAGGTGGCCTGTACCTCGGTCAGGCCTACCAGTCGCTGCTCCAGCAGGCTGTAGCGCCAATCGCTGATCTGCTGCTGGGCGGCCAACCGTGAACAGTGCTCGCCAATCTCGCGCAGGATGCCATCGCACACATTGTGCGGGCTGATGCCTTCAGGGCGGGCCAGCCAAGGCCGGGCAGCAGCAAGATCATCCTCGCTACGCAGCCGTGCATTCAGTGCATGGGCAAAGCCGCACAGGCTGCGCAGCAGTTCGTTACGCAGTTTGTCATCGGTAATCACCACGCTTTCACGCACGAACGAGCGGGTTTCGATGATCAGCTTGCCCCAGGCCTTGCGCCCCTCCCACCAACGGTCGTAGCAGGCGTTGTTGCGAAAGCTCATGAAAATCGACAGCGACAGGCCCAGCAATGTGAACGGTGTGGCGCTGACCGGGTAGAAAAATGAGGGAAAGTGGCGCTCGACCAACACGATCAACGCGGCCAGCAGGGTCACCATCAGGCAGCGTAAAGCGATGCGCTTGACGATCGATCCCTTGAGGGTGAACAGCACACGGAAAACATCGGGGTTTGGGTGGACAATCATGGAAATCCAGAGACGGCCGCTTAGCCGCCGGTCATGTTCATGAAGCGCAGGATCTGCACGTGGCCACCGACTTCGAAGTGATGGCGGTAGGGCTTGAGGTGCAGCGAGTCGCGGATGGCCTTTTCAAGGCGTTCGGCGTTACCGGGGTGAGCGCGCAGCACCTGCTTCAGGTCCACCGAGTGTTCGTTGCCCAGGCACAGTAACAGGCGGCCTTCGACCGTCAGGCGCACGCGGTTGCAGGTGGCGCAGAAGTTGTGGCTGTGTGGCGAGATGAAGCCGACCCGGGTGTTTGCGGCTTCGGCCAGGCGCCAGTATCGGGCGGGGCCCTGTGACGACTCGGTCGACTCGACCAAGGTGAATTGTTCGGCCAGCAAGTCGCGGACTTCATCGCTGGAGCAGAACGACTCGCCACGCTCATGCTCGCTGATCACCCCCAGCGGCATTTCTTCGATGAACGTGATGTCGAGTTCGCGATCGATGGCAAAGCGCACCAGGTCGACCAGCTCATGGTCGTTGCGGCCCTTGAGCACCACGCAGTTGAGCTTGGTGCGCGTGAAGCCCGCCTGGCGGGCGGCATCGATACCGGCGATGACCTGGTGCAGGTCGCCTGTGCGGGTCAGTTGCTTGAAACGCTCGGCATCCAGGCTGTCGAGGCTGATATTCAGGCGTGTTACGCCAGCGTCGAACAATGGCTGGGCCAGGCGCCCCAATTGCGAGCCGTTGCTGGTCAGGCACAGTTCGCGCAGGCCGGGCAGGGCGGCGATGCGCCCGCACAGGTCAACGATGCCATGGCGTACCAGCGGCTCGCCGCCGGTCAGGCGGATCTTGCGGGTGCCGAGGGCGACGAAGCGCTCGGCCACCTGGAACAGTTCTTCGAGGCTGAGAATTTGCTGGCGCGGCAGGAACTGCATGTCTTCGGCCATGCAGTACACGCAGCGAAAGTCACAGCGATCCGTGACCGACATCCTGAGGTAGTCGATTTTCCGGTTGAAGCCGTCGATCAGGGCCCGGCTGTTCTGTTCCACGTTCGCGCTCGAATCTGGATGGGGTTGGGACACAACTCCAAGCTATAACCTGGGCGCAGGGCCGTCAAATTGCTTTGTCCGACTGCTTGATCGACGGCCTCTATCACCGCTGCAGGCCCGATGATTCAAAGCTTCCAGCCCATGATCGAAACCGCTTATCACACCGTAAGATCTTTCGATTGGACGCTCAACCCCGCGCTCCATAGGCTGCACAAAAGCATCGCAGCGTGAGGATTCATTGCATGAGCCAGGACGAACACATCAGGGACTACAAAGGCGCCGCCGCCGGCTGGGGTGCGCTGAAAAGCGTGACCAAGAGCTGGCTAGGCAGCGAAAACGCCTTCAAGAACCTGCGGGCCATGCTCAAGACCAACCAGAACGGCGGCTTCGACTGCCCCGGCTGTGCCTGGGGCGAGTCGCCGGAAAGCGACATGGTCAAGTTCTGCGAAAACGGCGCCAAGGCGGTCAACTGGGAAGCGACCGGCCGCTCGGTCGACCCGGCTTTCTTCGCCCGTTACAGCGTCAGTGCGCTGAAGGACCAGACCGACTATTGGCTCGAATACCAAGGCCGCCTCACGCACCCGATGCGCTATGACGCCGCCACCGATCACTATGTCGAAACCACCTGGCAGGAGGCTTTCGAGCTGGTCGCCACGCACCTGCGTGCGCTGCAATCGCCGGATGAAGCCGAGTTCTACACCTCGGGCCGGGCCAGCAACGAGGCGGCGTTCCTCTATCAGCTGTTCGTGCGCGCTTATGGCACCAATAATTTCCCCGATTGCTCGAACATGTGCCACGAAGCCAGCGGCGCGGGCATGTCGGAAACCCTCGGGGTGGGCAAAGGCACTGTCGTTTTCCACGACCTGGAGCTGGCCGACGCGATCTTCGTCATCGGCCAGAACCCTGGCACCAACCACCCGCGCATGCTCGAACCGCTGCGTGAGGCCGTCAAACGTGGTGCCCAGGTGGTCTGCTTCAACCCGCTGAAAGAGCGTGGCCTGGAGCGCTTCCAGCACCCGCAGCACCCGTTCGAAATGCTCAGCAACGGCTCCGAGCCGACTTCCAGCGCCTACTTCCGCCCGGCCCTGGGCGGTGACATGGCAGCCATGCGTGGCATTGCCAAATTCCTGTTGCAGTGGGAGCGCGAAGCCCAGGCCAAAGGCGAGCCGGCGGTGTTCGACCATGCCTTCATCGCCGAGCACACCAGCGGTGTCGATGACTACCTGAAGGCGGTAGATGCCACATCCTGGGAGCACATCGTCAAGCAGTCGGGCCTGACCCTGGCCGAGATCGAGCTGGCCGCGCGCATGTACCGCAAGGCCGAGCGGGTCATCATGTGCTGGGCCATGGGCGTCACCCAGCATCGCCATTCGGTGCCGACCGTACAGGAAATCGTCAACCTGCAATTGCTGCGCGGCAACGTCGGCAAGCCCGGCGCCGGCCTGTCGCCGGTGCGCGGCCACAGCAACGTGCAAGGCGACCGCACCATGGGTATCGACGAAAAGCCCAAGCCGGCGCTGCTCGATGCCATCGAAAAACGCTTCCAGTTCCGAGTGCCTCGCGCCCATGGGCACAACGCGGTGCTGGCGATCAAGGCCATGGAGGAGAGGCGCGCCAAGGTGTTCATCGCCCTGGGCGGCAACTTTGCCCAAGCCACCCCAGACACCCCGCGCACCCACGCAGCACTGCAGAACTGCGCGCTGACCGTGCAGATTTCGACCAAGCTGAACCGCTCGCACCTGGTCACCGGCCGCGATGCGTTGATCCTGCCGTGCCTGGGCCGGACTGAAATCGACCTGCAGGCCGAAGGGCCGCAAGGCGTGACCGTGGAGGACACCTTCAGCATGGTGCATATCTCCAACGGCCAGTTGCGCCCACGCTCGCCACACATGCGTTCGGAGCCGTGGATTGTCGCCGGCATGGCCAAGGCCACGCTGGGCAACCAGCCGATCGACTGGGAATATGCGGTGGCTGATTACGACCGCATTCGCGACATGATCGCCGACGTCATTCCCGGTTTCGCCGGTTTCAACGAGCGCCTGAATAGCCCGGGCGGGTTCCACCTGGGCAACAACGCCGCCGATCGCAACTTCCGCACAGCCACGGGCAAGGCCCGGTTCATGCCCCACGCACTGCCGGAGGAACTGATCAACGCCAAGGTGCTGGCCCGTGGTGACAAGCCCGACCTGATCCTGCAGACCCTGCGTTCGCATGACCAGTACAACACCACCCTGTATGGCCTGGATGACCGTTACCGCGGGGTGTTCGGCCTGCGTGAAGTGGTGTTCGTCAACGAGGCCGACATCCGCCGCCTGGGCTTTGAGCCGGGCGAGAACGTGGACTTGGTGTCGTTGTGGGAGGATGGCGTGGAACGGCGGGTTTCAGGGTTCCGACTGGTGGCGTATGACGTGCCCGAGGGGCAGGCGGCGGCGTACTACCCAGAGACCAACCCGCTGGTGCCGCTGGAGAGTTATGGTGTGGGGACGTATACGCCGACGTCGAAGTTTGTGGCGATCAAGGTCGAGAAAGCCAAGGCAGGGAACCGAATCGCGGCGGTGTTGGCCGCGGATTGACGGGTTGACTGTACTGGCCTCTTCGCGGGTGAACCCGCTCCCACAGGGTCCCCACAGCTCTTGAGGTTCAGGTGATCCTGTGGGAGCGGGTTCACCCGCGAAGAATCCAGCAGCGATCAGGAACGGTTCACCGGATAAGCCGTGGTGTATTTCATCTGCTCCATGGCAAAACTGGAAGTGATGTTCGACAGCCCGTCAGTACTGGTAATCAGTTTTTTGTAGAACCGGTCGTACGCCGCGATATCCCCCACCACTACCCGCAACATGTAGTCCCAGTCCCCCGACATGCGGTAGAACTCCATCACTTCCTCGAACCCTGTCACCGTCACGGCAAACTGTTCCAGCCATGCACTGTCGTGGCGCTGGGTCTTTAGCTGGACGAACACGGTAAGCCCCAGCCCCAGCCGTTCAGGGTCCAGCAGGGCGACGCGACCGAGAATGTAGCCGTCCTCCTCCAGGCGCTTGACCCGCTTCCAGCACGGTGTGGTGGACAGGTTGACGGCCTCGGCCAGGTCCTTGAGCGAGATCGACGCATCGCGCTGAAGCAGGGTAAGAATGTGCTGGTCGAAACTGTCCATATCGCGCGCGGGCCGTGTAGAAAAATTTTTCACAGATTACCCCAAGGCCAGAAGAATTGGGTTGTGCGATAGTGGCAACTTTCACTCTGCCAATGGGCCCGACCATGTCCGACAAGCCGCGCAATTTCGCCACCCGTACCATTCACGCCGGCGAGCAGTTCAGCGTCGCCGAAAACGCCATTTTCCCGGCCATCGTCACCGCCAGCTCGTTCACCAAGCGCAGCCTGGACGACAAGCCGGAGTACTCCTACAGCCGCGTCGGCAACCCCACCCGGCATGCCTACGAAACCTGTGTCGCCGCGCTGGAAGAGGGCGTGGGTGCCGTAGCTTGCGCCTCGGGGGTAAATGCCACCGCCACGGTACTGGAGCTGCTGCCCAAAGATGCCCACGTCGTCGTGATGAACGGCGTGTACGGCGGCACCTTCCGGATTCTGGAGGACTACCGCAGCCGCACCTCGGGCCTGACCACCACCTATGTCGACCTTAACGACCTTGAGGCCGTGGCAGCGGCTATCAAGCCGGAAACCCAGCTGATCTGGATCGAATCGCCGACCAACCCGCTGCTACACCTGGTCGACATCAAGGCGGTGTGCGATCTGGCCAAGGCGCGGGGTATTCTCACCTGCATCGACAACACTTTCTGCTCACCGTGGAACCAGCGCCCGATCACCCTGGGCGTAGACCTGGTGATGCACTCGGCCAGCAAGTACATCGGAGGCCACTCCGACCTGACCGGTGGTGTGGTAGTGGCGGCCAATGATGCGCTGCTGGCACGCCTGCGCCGCATCAGCATGGCGATTGGCGCGGTGCAGGGGCCATTTGACTGCTACCTTGCCCTGCGCGGCCTGAAGACCCTGGATGTGCGCATGGAGCGCCAGTGCGCCAATGCCCTGCAGGTGGCTCGCTTCCTTGAAGGGCATGCGCAGATCGAGCAGGTGTATTACCCAGGCCTGGAAAGCCACCCTCAGCACGAACTGTGCAAACGCCAGATGCGCAGCGGCGGGGCGGTGGTGGCGATGAAGGTCAAGGGCGACCGCGCCGCGCTCAACCGCCTGGTGGAGGCGTTGCAGATTTTTGTGCTGGCCGACTCGTTGGGCGGGGTGGAGAGCATGATCAACCACTCGTGGACCATGTCGCACTGCTCGCTGAGCCCGGAGCAGAAAGGGGTGATGGGTATCAGCGAGAACCTGCTGCGGTTGTCGATGGGGATCGAGGATTACCGCGATCTGGTCGAGGATCTGGATGGGGCGCTGAAAGCGCTGGTTTCTGGCGCGTAATGATGAGGCTATAGCAGTCCCTGTAGGAGCGGCCTTGTGTCGCGATGGGCTGCGTAGCAGCCCCAAAATCTATGTCTGTGCCGAGATTTCTGGGGCTGCTACGCAGCCCATCGCGACACAAGGCCGCTCCTACAAGGAGCCGTGCAGGCTTGTGGCGCCAGTCAGGATTTCGTCGGATGGATGATCCCTTCGATCTTGTCCTTGATCAGCAGCCGCTCCTTGCGCAGGCCGGTGACGGTCTCGTCACTTTTACCGTTACCTTCGGCGGCGACCACCTCCTTGTCCTTGGCGTTGTATTCCTTGTGCAGCGAGTGCAGCGTCTGGTCCTTGTCAATGAGCGCCTGGAATGCATCAGCGGTAATGTGCAGGTCAGCGAGCAGATCATGCGGAACTGGCATTTCTTCACCTCTGTCAGGGTTGTCGGTAAGGTCATGACCACTGAGGATAGCCGCGTTTGCGCAGGCTTGTGACCGCCGCGAGCCTGAATGGCAGCTGAATGCTTTTCACGTATTTGATAAAAGTCGCTGCTTCACGAAATTGTTACCGTCTTTTTCACAAAAAATTGATGACGCACTTTCTAGAGTTCGCCCAACTTTCCCACGTGCCCTCCGGCCTTGGGGCTGATAATCACTCTTGATTGCGAACTCCGATGCTCAACTTCAAATCCCTGCGGACTGAATGGGTCACGCTGCTGGCCAGCCTTTACCTGCTGATTGGCTTGAACATGTTCCTCTGGGAGCACTTGCAAGCGGTGGTGCCCGCCGGCCTGTCGGGGCTTTGGCTGAGCCTGGCGTTTGCCGTGCTGATGTTGTTTGCCTTCAACCTCATCCTCACATTGGTTGCCTTCCGATATGTATTGAAGCCAGTACTTATCGTGTTGTTCATGAGTGGCGCGGGTGTGGCTTACTTCATGAACCAGTACGGTGTACTTATTGATGCCGGCATGTTCCGCAATATGGCAGAGACCAATGTTGCCGAAGTGCGCGATCTGATGTCGCTGAAGTTTGCCGCCTACTTGCTGCTGTTGGGTGTATTGCCGTCGGTGCTGCTGTGGAAGGCGCGGATTGCCTATCGCCCCTGGCACCGCGAGCTGTTGGGCAAGCTGGTGGTCAGTGGTGCCTGCGTAGTGGCCCTGGGCTCTGTAGCGCTGGTCAATTATCAAGGCTTGTCGTCGCTGTTTCGCAACCACCACGAACTGCGCCTGATGCTGACCCCGAGCAATATCGTCGGGGCCTCCATTGGTTATGTCAGCGAGCGTGTCGGTACGGCCTCGCGCCCGTTCCAGAGTTACGGCGAAGATGCCAGGCGTGATGCCGCCTGGCAAAAACATGAGCGCAAGTCGCTGACGGTGCTGGTAGTGGGTGAAAGTGCCCGTGCAGACCATTTCGGCGTGCTGGGCTATGACCGCGATACCACCCCGAACCTGGCCAAGGAGCAGGGCCTGCTGGCGTTTTCCGATGTGCATTCTTGCGGTACGGAAACGGCGGTGTCGGTGCCGTGCATGTTCTCGGGCATGAAGCGCAAGGACTACGATGCTCGCGTGGCGAAGAACCGCGAAGGGCTGCTGGACATCCTGCAGCGTGCCGGCCTGGCCGTGCAGTGGCGTGACAACCAGTCGGGCTGCAAAGGTACCTGCGACCGCGTGCAGTTTATTGATGTCAGCAACCTCAAGGACCCCCAGCTGTGCGCCAATGGCGAATGCCATGACCAGATCCTGCTGCAAGGGC
This window harbors:
- a CDS encoding 4-hydroxyproline epimerase, coding for MKQIHVIDSHTGGEPTRLVMKGFPQLHGRSMAEQRDEVRELHDPWRRACLLEPRGNDVLVGALYCPPVSADATCGVIFFNNAGYLNMCGHGTIGLVASLQHLGLIAPGVHKIDTPVGQVSATLHEDGAITVGNVPSYRYRQQVAVDVPGHGVVRGDIAWGGNWFFLVSEHGQRIELDNREALTEYTWAMLKALEAQGITGENGAPIDHVELFADDANADSRNFVMCPGKAYDRSPCGTGTSAKLACLAADGKLAEGQTWVQASITGSQFHGRYERDGEHIRPFITGRAYMTADSTLLIDEQDPFAWGI
- a CDS encoding APC family permease: MSGKFKKQLSLLDLTFIGLGAIFGSGWLFAASHVSAIAGPAGILSWFLGGFAVLLLGIVYCELGAALPRAGGVVRYPVYSHGPLLGYLMGFITLIAFSSLIAIEVVASRQYAAAWFPELTKAGSSDPTVLGWLVQFALLGLFFFLNYRSVKTFAKANNLVSVFKFIVPLLVIGVLFTFFKPENFTVQGFAPFGLSGVEMAVSAGGIIFAYLGLTPIISVASEVKNPQRTIPIALILSVLLSTAIYALLQLAFLGSVPTEMLANGWANVTKELALPYRDIALALGVGWLAYLVVADAVISPSGCGNIYMNATPRVIYGWAQTGTFFKYFTRIDAESGIPRPALWLTFGLSVFWTLPFPSWEALINVVSAALVLSYAVAPVSVAALRRNAPDMPRPFRVKGMGVLGPLSFIIAALIVYWSGWNTVSWLLALQIVMFVLYLLCGCFVPTQHLSLAQQVRSSAWLIGFYAVTILLSWLGSFGGLGVLGHPFDTVVVAACALGIYYWGAATGVPAHLVRLEGEDESEAAAETYTGRPAAVAS
- a CDS encoding AraC family transcriptional regulator; protein product: MTDVPLATLYQSLDQHRPASLEALLAGVSLLLPILDAIPNAAIFIKDPAARYVLANNTLVQRCGLKRLQPLLGKTSAEVFPAQLGPGYTEQDRRVLKEGLVLADQLELHLYGSREPGWCLTHKRPLHNQAGEIIGLVGISVDLQSAADSHPAYQRLAAVDEHIRQHFHQPISMRELTRIAGISVAQLERYCKRVFHLTPRQMIHKARLEHAHRLLHSALPITEVAMCCGYTDHSAFSRQFKQLTGFTPRQYRQATSDQVA
- a CDS encoding LysR family transcriptional regulator, coding for MDIKQLKFLIALDQTRHFGQAAALCHITQPTLSMRLRNLEDELELVLVKRGQRFEGFTEAGERILAWARTLLAAHDGLQAEAASCRGQVVGSLRLGTVPLASFNPMHLLLPLREKYPELHFQLSSLSSEQVIDGLSRNQLDLGICYLDQVNTSFFEVIELGTTTMGLLHDTRHFQFASDPLRWDALSDIPLGLLSKGMHYRQSLDLSFRSRGLEPNAVLESDSTFQLIQAINTGMCCAIMPLDCGLGDLSEHLRIVPVVDAAIHSQVGLLLRRSEPRSAIAEQCFAEARVLFQAT
- the moaB gene encoding molybdenum cofactor biosynthesis protein B — translated: MRVQPDAVFVPLNIAVLTVSDTRTYDNDTSGELLASRSVEIGHRLVARALLKDDLYKIRAQVATWIADEQVQVVLITGGTGFTERDSTPEAVECLLDKRIDGFGELFRALSILDIGTSTVQSRALAGLSNRTLVCCLPGSTGACRTAWEGILAEQLDARHRPCNFVKHLLPIEACASRG
- a CDS encoding bestrophin family protein, translated to MIVHPNPDVFRVLFTLKGSIVKRIALRCLMVTLLAALIVLVERHFPSFFYPVSATPFTLLGLSLSIFMSFRNNACYDRWWEGRKAWGKLIIETRSFVRESVVITDDKLRNELLRSLCGFAHALNARLRSEDDLAAARPWLARPEGISPHNVCDGILREIGEHCSRLAAQQQISDWRYSLLEQRLVGLTEVQATCERIKFTPLPFPYTLLLHRTIYIFCLLLPFALAEPLGWLAPLFTTIVGYTFFGLDAIGNELEDPFGRDENDLPTDAMVRTVERDVLAGLGEQQLPPALLPVGYVLS
- the moaA gene encoding GTP 3',8-cyclase MoaA, with translation MEQNSRALIDGFNRKIDYLRMSVTDRCDFRCVYCMAEDMQFLPRQQILSLEELFQVAERFVALGTRKIRLTGGEPLVRHGIVDLCGRIAALPGLRELCLTSNGSQLGRLAQPLFDAGVTRLNISLDSLDAERFKQLTRTGDLHQVIAGIDAARQAGFTRTKLNCVVLKGRNDHELVDLVRFAIDRELDITFIEEMPLGVISEHERGESFCSSDEVRDLLAEQFTLVESTESSQGPARYWRLAEAANTRVGFISPHSHNFCATCNRVRLTVEGRLLLCLGNEHSVDLKQVLRAHPGNAERLEKAIRDSLHLKPYRHHFEVGGHVQILRFMNMTGG